The Nitrosomonas communis genome has a segment encoding these proteins:
- the rplQ gene encoding 50S ribosomal protein L17, with product MRHKHGLRKLNRTSSHRLAMFRNMANSLLRHEIIKTTLPKAKELRRVVEPLITIGKDPTVINKRIAFNRLRDRDIVVKLFSDLGTRYKLRNGGYLRILRYGFRRGDNAPMAIVELVDRPQDADISATPKEE from the coding sequence ATGCGTCATAAACATGGACTTAGAAAACTAAATCGCACCAGTAGTCATAGATTGGCGATGTTTAGGAATATGGCTAATTCACTATTACGCCATGAAATAATTAAAACTACTTTGCCAAAAGCAAAAGAGTTGCGCAGAGTTGTTGAGCCCCTTATAACAATAGGAAAAGACCCTACTGTTATAAATAAAAGAATAGCTTTCAACCGGTTGCGGGATCGCGACATTGTTGTTAAATTATTCTCTGATCTGGGAACTCGTTATAAACTGCGAAATGGTGGATATCTTCGAATTTTAAGATATGGATTCAGGAGAGGCGATAATGCACCTATGGCGATAGTAGAACTCGTAGATCGACCACAGGATGCTGATATATCTGCTACTCCAAAAGAAGAATAA
- the rplE gene encoding 50S ribosomal protein L5 yields MARLQEFYNQNVKQQLMQQFSYKSVMEVPRITKITLNMGVGDATSDKKKIENAMSDLENISGQKPITTKARKSIATFKVRVGYPIGCKVTLRGKRMFEFLDRLISVAIPRIRDFRGISGKGFDGRGNYNLGIKEQIIFPEIEYEKIDALRGMNITLTTTAKTDLEAKALLSAFKFPFKN; encoded by the coding sequence ATGGCCAGATTACAGGAATTTTATAATCAAAATGTAAAGCAGCAATTAATGCAGCAATTTAGTTATAAATCAGTTATGGAAGTGCCACGAATTACCAAAATAACTCTCAACATGGGTGTTGGTGATGCGACATCGGATAAGAAAAAGATTGAAAATGCGATGAGCGATCTTGAAAATATTAGTGGACAAAAACCTATTACTACAAAAGCAAGAAAATCTATCGCCACATTTAAAGTGAGAGTTGGCTATCCTATTGGGTGTAAAGTCACTTTACGCGGTAAAAGAATGTTTGAATTTCTTGATCGATTAATTAGTGTTGCTATTCCTCGTATTAGAGATTTTCGTGGAATTTCTGGAAAAGGGTTTGATGGGAGAGGGAACTATAATCTCGGAATTAAAGAGCAGATCATTTTTCCTGAAATTGAATATGAAAAAATTGATGCATTAAGAGGCATGAATATTACGCTAACAACTACAGCGAAGACTGATTTAGAAGCAAAAGCATTATTGTCAGCTTTTAAATTCCCATTTAAAAATTGA
- the rplN gene encoding 50S ribosomal protein L14, which translates to MIQPQTILNVADNTGARSIMCIKVLGGSKRQYAGIGDIIKVAVKDAAPRGRVKKGEVYNAVVVRTAKGVRRSDGSLIRFDANAAVILNTKLEPIGTRIFGPVTRELRTAQFMKIVSLAPEVM; encoded by the coding sequence ATGATTCAGCCTCAGACGATACTGAATGTAGCAGATAATACAGGTGCGCGATCTATCATGTGCATTAAAGTGCTAGGAGGATCTAAGCGGCAGTATGCTGGTATCGGCGATATTATCAAAGTAGCTGTAAAAGATGCAGCACCCCGCGGTAGAGTTAAAAAAGGTGAGGTTTATAATGCAGTAGTCGTCCGTACAGCAAAGGGGGTTCGTCGATCAGATGGATCATTGATTAGATTTGATGCTAATGCCGCAGTAATATTAAATACCAAATTGGAGCCTATTGGAACACGTATTTTCGGTCCAGTTACAAGAGAACTCCGAACGGCTCAATTCATGAAGATAGTATCACTTGCACCCGAGGTAATGTAA
- the rpsK gene encoding 30S ribosomal protein S11 yields MAKVQSRLRKKVKKNIVEGIAHIHASFNNTIVTISDRQGNALSWATSGGAGFKGSRKSTPFAAQIAAEQASKIAHEYGIKNLEVRIKGPGPGRDSAVRSLNAAGFKITSISDVTPVPHNGCRPPKKRRI; encoded by the coding sequence ATGGCAAAGGTTCAATCTAGATTACGAAAAAAAGTTAAGAAAAATATTGTTGAAGGGATCGCACATATACATGCTTCATTTAATAATACAATTGTTACGATTTCCGATAGACAAGGTAATGCTTTATCATGGGCAACCTCAGGAGGAGCGGGATTTAAAGGTTCACGAAAAAGTACTCCTTTTGCTGCTCAAATTGCTGCTGAACAAGCTAGCAAAATTGCACATGAATATGGAATTAAAAATTTAGAAGTACGTATAAAAGGACCTGGGCCGGGTAGGGATTCAGCAGTCAGATCGTTAAATGCTGCTGGCTTTAAAATTACTAGTATCTCCGATGTTACCCCTGTACCCCATAATGGATGTCGACCACCAAAAAAACGTCGAATTTGA
- a CDS encoding BRO-N domain-containing protein encodes MSEDKKYEKSFGLDMPMDEAIKRIAKVTKKEVNKKDENTKIIKEGEEQLVLFKNKEIRQVFHENEWHFSIVDVIEAITETDRPSKYWTNLKSKLFKKEELYELSNKIIKLEMKASDGKYYSTEVVNVETLFRIVQSIPSKKAEPFKKWLAKVGYERIQEIQNPEIGVKRAILQWQIEGRTEDWIDARIRSIVTRKELTNEWKNRGVQDKEYGYLTNIISCETFGIDVSTHKKVKGLKNHRLRDHMTDLELIFTMLGEKSTTAIAVSSDAQGLNENAEAAKAGGKIAGGAARTLEKKLGKRIVSSDNFLSGGNRINDPKQLALIPDKE; translated from the coding sequence ATGAGCGAGGATAAGAAATATGAAAAATCTTTCGGCCTTGATATGCCAATGGATGAGGCAATAAAGCGTATTGCAAAAGTTACAAAAAAAGAAGTTAATAAGAAAGATGAAAATACCAAAATTATTAAAGAGGGAGAGGAACAGTTAGTTCTATTTAAAAATAAAGAAATTAGACAGGTATTTCATGAAAATGAGTGGCATTTTTCTATAGTTGATGTAATCGAAGCCATCACAGAAACAGATAGACCGAGTAAATATTGGACAAATTTAAAATCAAAGCTTTTTAAAAAAGAAGAGCTTTATGAGCTTTCTAATAAAATCATAAAACTGGAAATGAAGGCATCTGATGGAAAGTATTACTCTACAGAAGTAGTGAATGTTGAAACCCTTTTTAGAATAGTACAGTCAATTCCATCAAAAAAAGCCGAACCTTTTAAGAAGTGGCTGGCTAAAGTTGGATATGAGCGAATACAAGAAATACAAAATCCAGAAATTGGAGTCAAAAGAGCTATTCTCCAATGGCAAATAGAAGGGCGAACAGAAGATTGGATTGATGCAAGGATTAGATCAATAGTAACTCGCAAAGAATTAACTAATGAATGGAAGAATAGAGGTGTGCAGGATAAAGAATACGGGTACTTAACCAATATTATTTCCTGTGAGACTTTTGGTATTGACGTTTCTACACACAAGAAAGTAAAAGGGCTAAAGAATCATAGACTACGAGATCATATGACTGACTTAGAATTAATATTTACTATGCTTGGTGAAAAATCAACTACCGCTATTGCCGTTTCCTCAGATGCACAAGGGTTAAATGAAAATGCAGAAGCAGCTAAAGCTGGTGGCAAAATTGCTGGAGGTGCTGCCAGAACGTTAGAAAAGAAACTTGGCAAGAGGATTGTTAGTTCAGATAATTTTTTATCAGGAGGTAACCGCATAAATGACCCTAAACAATTGGCTCTGATTCCTGATAAAGAGTAA
- the infA gene encoding translation initiation factor IF-1 yields the protein MAKEETIQMQGEILETLPNATFKVKLENGHIVLGHISGKMRMNYIRILPGDKVTVDLTPYDLTKARITFRTK from the coding sequence ATGGCAAAAGAAGAAACAATTCAAATGCAAGGCGAGATACTCGAAACGCTGCCAAATGCTACATTTAAAGTTAAACTGGAGAATGGTCATATTGTGTTAGGCCATATATCAGGGAAAATGCGCATGAATTATATACGTATATTGCCTGGGGACAAAGTGACTGTAGATTTGACTCCCTATGATTTAACTAAAGCTAGAATTACTTTTAGAACTAAATAA
- a CDS encoding DNA-directed RNA polymerase subunit alpha, whose protein sequence is MSSSPYLIPRIIEVQNITPVLARVIMEPFERGYGYTLGNALRRVLLSSMPGSAATEIRIAGVVHEYSTLEGVQEDVIDILLNLKNIVFKQHSNTKSVLTLKKNIDGPVTAADIESTHDVEIVNPDHVIAHIVKGGTIDMQIIVEKGRGYVPANVRRSADMDTQVGSILLDASFSPIKKISYSVENARVEQRTDLDKLIIDIETNGSVDPEEAIRYAARVLVDQLSVFAELETTPLPKEQPKIPQIDPILLRPVDDLELTVRSANCLKVENIYYIGDLIQRTEAELLRTPNLGRKSLNEIKEVLAARNLSLGMKLENWPPANLENQGKETGHAS, encoded by the coding sequence ATGTCGAGTAGCCCGTATCTTATACCTAGAATAATAGAGGTCCAGAATATTACTCCTGTCTTGGCTAGAGTGATAATGGAACCATTCGAGCGTGGGTATGGTTATACATTGGGTAATGCATTACGAAGAGTTTTACTGTCCTCAATGCCTGGATCTGCAGCTACAGAAATTCGAATAGCCGGGGTGGTACATGAGTATTCTACGCTTGAAGGCGTACAAGAAGATGTTATTGATATTCTTCTGAATCTCAAAAATATCGTTTTTAAACAGCATAGCAATACAAAATCTGTATTAACATTGAAAAAGAATATAGATGGACCAGTTACTGCTGCAGATATTGAGAGTACCCATGATGTTGAGATTGTGAATCCTGATCACGTCATTGCGCATATCGTAAAGGGTGGAACTATTGATATGCAAATTATCGTTGAAAAAGGACGCGGTTATGTTCCCGCTAATGTAAGACGTTCGGCAGATATGGATACTCAAGTTGGCAGCATATTATTAGATGCCTCTTTCAGTCCAATCAAAAAGATTAGCTATTCTGTTGAAAATGCACGCGTAGAGCAGCGTACTGATTTAGATAAATTAATAATTGATATTGAAACAAATGGATCTGTTGATCCTGAAGAAGCAATTCGATATGCTGCAAGAGTACTTGTAGATCAATTGTCAGTTTTTGCTGAGCTTGAAACCACTCCTCTTCCTAAAGAGCAGCCTAAAATACCGCAAATTGATCCGATATTACTACGTCCAGTTGATGATTTAGAACTTACTGTGCGTTCAGCAAATTGCTTGAAAGTAGAAAATATTTACTATATCGGAGATTTAATACAACGTACTGAAGCTGAGCTACTCAGAACGCCGAATTTAGGAAGAAAATCACTTAATGAAATTAAGGAAGTGTTAGCAGCTCGAAATTTATCTTTAGGTATGAAATTAGAAAATTGGCCACCGGCTAATCTAGAAAATCAGGGAAAGGAAACTGGTCATGCGTCATAA
- the rplR gene encoding 50S ribosomal protein L18, whose amino-acid sequence MKNLKLSRIRRARRTRVKIALLKTYRLSVHRSNKHIYAQIIDDENSKVLVSASTLESDVRSIITNGGTVQAAEFIGKRIAEKSKNLGIDTVAFDRSGYKYHGRVRALAEGARNGGIKF is encoded by the coding sequence ATGAAAAACCTTAAGCTATCTCGCATAAGAAGAGCTCGCAGAACACGAGTTAAAATTGCATTGCTAAAAACTTACCGGCTTTCAGTGCATCGCAGTAATAAACATATTTATGCGCAAATTATAGATGATGAAAATAGTAAAGTATTAGTAAGTGCATCAACGCTTGAGAGCGACGTTAGAAGTATCATAACGAATGGTGGCACAGTGCAAGCTGCAGAATTTATTGGTAAAAGAATAGCAGAAAAATCTAAAAACCTAGGAATTGACACCGTTGCCTTTGATCGATCCGGCTATAAGTACCACGGGCGAGTCAGAGCATTAGCTGAGGGTGCTCGAAATGGTGGAATTAAATTTTGA
- the rplX gene encoding 50S ribosomal protein L24 — MKKIKKGDEIIVRCGKDKGKRGTVLRYVTDNYIVIQGLNMFKKHVKPNPTKGTVGGITEFEKPIHISNVSIYNPTTKKADRVGIRLDDNNKSRIFKSNKEQVSI; from the coding sequence ATGAAGAAAATTAAAAAAGGTGATGAGATTATAGTTCGATGTGGTAAAGATAAAGGTAAAAGAGGCACAGTATTGCGGTATGTAACTGATAATTATATCGTGATACAAGGTTTAAATATGTTTAAAAAGCATGTAAAGCCCAATCCGACAAAAGGCACTGTTGGAGGTATTACTGAATTTGAAAAACCAATACATATATCAAATGTGTCAATTTATAATCCTACCACCAAAAAAGCGGATAGAGTTGGTATAAGATTAGATGATAATAATAAATCCCGGATTTTTAAATCTAATAAAGAGCAGGTTAGTATTTAA
- the rpsH gene encoding 30S ribosomal protein S8, protein MSLTDPVADMLTRIRNAQLSQKSSVLMSSSQLKKAIAEVLKDEGYIEDFQTYSEKEKINLEIKLKYHAGHPVIEKISRVSRPGLRVYKSCSELPNVMNGLGIAIVSTSKGVMTEEKARLNGIGGEVLCIVA, encoded by the coding sequence ATGAGTCTAACGGATCCAGTAGCTGATATGTTAACCCGCATAAGAAATGCGCAATTATCTCAAAAATCCTCTGTGCTCATGAGTTCATCTCAGTTAAAAAAAGCTATCGCTGAGGTGCTTAAAGATGAAGGCTATATTGAAGATTTTCAAACATACTCAGAAAAAGAAAAAATAAATCTGGAAATCAAGCTAAAATATCACGCTGGCCATCCTGTTATAGAGAAAATATCTAGAGTTAGTCGTCCTGGATTAAGAGTATATAAATCTTGTTCTGAGTTACCTAATGTAATGAATGGATTAGGTATTGCAATAGTATCTACATCCAAAGGTGTTATGACAGAAGAAAAAGCGCGACTGAATGGAATCGGTGGCGAAGTTTTATGTATAGTAGCTTAA
- the rpsM gene encoding 30S ribosomal protein S13, with amino-acid sequence MARIAGVNIPNHQHVKIALTAIYGIGNSTSQKICSELGIEGSIKLKDISEAQLEQIREKVAKYTVEGDLRREISMNIKRLMDLGCYRGLRHRRGLPVRGQRTRTNARTRKGPRRSASTR; translated from the coding sequence ATGGCGCGTATAGCCGGAGTTAATATACCTAATCATCAACACGTCAAAATTGCTTTAACGGCAATTTATGGAATCGGCAATTCAACTTCACAAAAAATATGTAGTGAATTGGGGATTGAAGGTTCCATTAAATTAAAAGATATATCAGAAGCCCAATTAGAGCAAATACGCGAAAAAGTTGCCAAATATACTGTTGAGGGTGATCTTCGACGTGAAATATCGATGAATATTAAAAGATTAATGGATCTTGGCTGTTATCGCGGATTGCGACATAGAAGGGGTTTGCCTGTAAGAGGACAGCGTACGAGAACGAATGCCCGTACTAGGAAGGGACCGAGAAGATCTGCAAGTACACGATAA
- the rpmC gene encoding 50S ribosomal protein L29 — MKASELKKKTDEELKNELMSLLRSHFNLRIRHATQQLENVSQLRNVRRDIARVKTELNQRVRMS, encoded by the coding sequence ATGAAAGCAAGTGAGCTTAAGAAAAAAACTGATGAAGAACTGAAAAATGAATTAATGTCTTTGTTACGAAGCCATTTTAATTTAAGAATTCGACACGCAACTCAGCAACTTGAAAATGTATCTCAATTAAGAAATGTGCGGCGAGATATTGCCAGGGTTAAAACAGAGCTTAATCAAAGAGTTAGAATGTCATGA
- the rpsQ gene encoding 30S ribosomal protein S17, giving the protein MNNDKKPNTLVGKVVSDKMDKTITVLVERKIKHPLYGKTIIRSKKIHAHDENNQFSMGNLVIIQEVRPLSKTKAWRAVKLLTSN; this is encoded by the coding sequence ATGAATAACGATAAAAAACCTAATACCCTAGTAGGCAAAGTAGTGAGTGATAAGATGGATAAAACTATCACGGTGCTTGTTGAACGAAAAATAAAACATCCACTTTATGGTAAAACTATTATACGTTCAAAGAAAATTCATGCTCATGATGAAAATAACCAATTTAGTATGGGCAATTTAGTGATAATACAAGAAGTACGGCCATTATCAAAAACTAAAGCGTGGCGTGCAGTCAAATTATTGACTAGTAATTAA
- the rpsN gene encoding 30S ribosomal protein S14, whose product MAKKSLINRNLKRQATVKKYANVRQSLLEILANSQASFEEKDEARKKLQNLPRNSSFTRLRNRCELTGRPRGYYRRFGLGRNKLRELAMSGQIPGMIKASW is encoded by the coding sequence ATGGCAAAAAAATCTCTTATAAACAGAAATTTGAAAAGACAAGCAACAGTAAAGAAATACGCTAATGTTAGACAATCTTTATTAGAAATCCTTGCTAACAGTCAAGCGAGCTTTGAAGAAAAGGATGAGGCTAGAAAAAAATTGCAAAATTTACCGAGAAATTCTAGCTTTACACGACTACGGAATCGATGTGAGCTCACTGGTAGACCAAGAGGATATTATCGGAGATTCGGATTAGGGCGGAATAAACTAAGAGAACTTGCTATGAGTGGTCAAATTCCTGGAATGATTAAAGCTAGTTGGTGA
- the rpmJ gene encoding 50S ribosomal protein L36: MKVFASVKKICRNCKIIRRQRVVRVVCIDPRHKQRQG; the protein is encoded by the coding sequence TTGAAAGTATTTGCTTCTGTAAAGAAAATATGCAGAAATTGTAAAATAATTAGACGCCAAAGGGTTGTAAGAGTTGTTTGTATTGATCCCAGACACAAACAACGACAAGGTTAA
- the rplF gene encoding 50S ribosomal protein L6, with product MSRISKKPIQIPNNVDFSISNSEVIVKGPLGSLHQRLSADHITIANENNELFVKSTNSTKQSHSLSGTMRSLINNMIIGVTSGFVKRLNIVGVGYRAQASGDTLNLSLGFSHPIAYKMPNGITVETPTQTEVVIKGINKQQVGQIAAEIRAFRPPEPYKGKGVRYADEVITLKETKKK from the coding sequence ATGTCGCGAATTAGCAAGAAACCAATTCAAATACCGAATAATGTTGATTTCAGTATTTCAAATAGCGAAGTAATCGTTAAAGGTCCGTTAGGCTCTCTTCACCAACGCCTCTCTGCTGATCATATTACCATCGCGAATGAAAATAATGAATTATTCGTTAAATCAACGAATTCGACAAAACAATCTCATTCATTATCAGGAACAATGCGATCTTTAATTAATAATATGATAATTGGAGTAACTTCTGGTTTTGTGAAACGATTAAATATTGTTGGTGTAGGTTATCGTGCACAGGCGAGTGGTGATACATTAAATTTGAGTCTGGGATTCTCTCATCCTATTGCTTACAAAATGCCGAATGGCATTACAGTTGAAACACCTACTCAAACAGAAGTCGTGATTAAAGGAATTAATAAACAACAAGTTGGACAAATAGCAGCAGAAATTCGCGCATTTCGACCTCCTGAGCCTTACAAGGGTAAGGGTGTGCGCTATGCTGATGAAGTGATAACCCTTAAAGAAACTAAGAAAAAATAG
- the rpmD gene encoding 50S ribosomal protein L30: MIKDKNAILRVKLVKSLIGKKNEHRRIIAGLGLKRINSITILQDSPSIRGMINKVSYLVKVEQ, from the coding sequence ATGATAAAAGATAAGAATGCGATATTGAGGGTTAAATTAGTTAAGAGCTTGATAGGTAAAAAAAACGAACATCGTAGAATAATTGCAGGATTAGGTTTAAAACGAATAAATAGTATTACGATTTTACAAGATAGCCCCTCAATAAGAGGTATGATAAATAAAGTCTCATATTTGGTTAAGGTTGAGCAATAA
- the rplO gene encoding 50S ribosomal protein L15, translating to MYLSNIKSNKESRKAKKRVGRGIGSGLGKTAGRGHKGQKSRAGGFHKVGFEGGQMPLHRRLPKRGFTSLDNTQVKEIKLSILAQSFNEINGIDDLKKARLIANSIQTVKILFDKKINTALVIKGLAVSKNAKEAIVNAGGNVD from the coding sequence ATGTATTTAAGTAATATAAAATCAAATAAAGAATCGCGGAAAGCCAAAAAAAGAGTGGGTAGAGGTATAGGCTCAGGCTTAGGTAAAACAGCAGGAAGAGGCCATAAAGGACAGAAATCTCGAGCTGGCGGCTTCCATAAAGTAGGCTTTGAAGGTGGACAAATGCCTTTACATCGACGTTTACCTAAGCGTGGATTTACATCCCTCGACAATACACAAGTTAAAGAAATCAAATTATCAATCCTTGCTCAATCCTTTAATGAGATTAATGGAATAGACGACTTGAAAAAGGCTCGGTTAATAGCGAATTCGATACAAACGGTGAAAATATTATTTGATAAGAAAATAAATACAGCATTAGTGATTAAAGGATTGGCTGTATCAAAAAATGCAAAAGAAGCTATAGTTAATGCTGGTGGCAATGTTGATTAA
- the rpsE gene encoding 30S ribosomal protein S5, translating to MSKASRTQNITSVNDEQTDELKEKMVSINRVTKVVKGGRILAFAALTVVGDGKGRIGMGKGKSREVPVAVQKAMDEARRKMVKIELKNGTLQHAVVGRHGAAKVFMQPASEGTGIIAGGPMRAIFEVMGITNVLAKCIGSTNPYNVVRATIQGLESIRTPSMIASKRSKNLEEILGKLK from the coding sequence ATGTCTAAAGCTTCAAGAACACAAAACATTACCTCGGTAAATGATGAGCAGACCGATGAGCTTAAAGAAAAAATGGTCTCGATTAACCGTGTTACTAAAGTTGTGAAGGGTGGACGCATCCTGGCCTTTGCTGCGTTAACAGTAGTAGGTGATGGTAAAGGCAGAATTGGTATGGGTAAAGGTAAATCCAGAGAAGTACCTGTTGCCGTTCAAAAAGCGATGGACGAAGCGCGACGCAAAATGGTTAAAATTGAGTTAAAAAATGGTACTCTTCAACATGCTGTTGTTGGAAGACACGGTGCTGCCAAAGTATTCATGCAACCCGCTTCTGAAGGAACCGGTATAATAGCAGGTGGACCAATGAGAGCAATATTTGAAGTTATGGGCATTACTAATGTACTTGCCAAATGTATTGGATCAACTAATCCTTATAATGTTGTGCGCGCTACCATTCAAGGGCTTGAATCAATACGTACGCCTTCAATGATAGCTTCTAAAAGAAGTAAAAATCTTGAAGAGATTTTAGGAAAGCTAAAATGA
- the secY gene encoding preprotein translocase subunit SecY: MAANKFNKDVNKYSDLKRRLWFLLFALIVYRIGAHVPVPGIDPIVLKDLFDTQEGGILGMFNMFSGGALSRFSIFALGIMPYISASIIMQLGTIAIPYLESLKKEGESGRRKITQYTRYGTVVLALVQSYGISIALQSQAGLVIEPGIFFVITTVTTLVTGTIFLMWLGEQITERGIGNGISLIIFAGIAAGLPAAIGGTLELVRTGAMHFLVALGIFIAVIAVTGFVVFVERGQRKILVNYAKRQVGKQVFGGQSSHLPLKLNMAGVIPPIFASSIILFPATMAGWLSTDESMTWLKDISGALSPGQPMYVILYAAMIMFFCFFYTALVFNPKETADNLKKSGAFIPGIRPGEQTTRYIEKIMLRLTLVGAMYVTLVCLLPEFLILKWNVPFYFGGTSLLIIVVVTMDFMAQVQSHVMSTQYESLLKKTSFKTSPYISR, from the coding sequence TTGGCTGCAAATAAATTTAATAAAGATGTGAATAAATATTCGGATTTGAAACGAAGACTCTGGTTTTTGTTGTTTGCACTCATCGTTTACCGAATTGGAGCTCATGTGCCTGTTCCTGGAATAGATCCAATTGTTCTGAAAGATTTATTCGATACCCAAGAAGGCGGCATATTAGGTATGTTTAATATGTTTTCCGGCGGAGCCTTATCACGTTTTTCAATATTTGCATTAGGAATAATGCCTTATATTTCAGCATCTATTATAATGCAATTAGGGACGATTGCTATTCCATACCTTGAGTCGCTTAAGAAAGAGGGGGAGTCTGGAAGAAGAAAAATAACACAATACACTCGCTACGGCACGGTAGTTCTTGCATTGGTGCAAAGCTATGGAATATCAATCGCTTTACAGTCTCAGGCTGGATTAGTAATAGAACCAGGGATATTTTTCGTAATAACAACTGTTACTACATTGGTAACAGGTACCATTTTTCTCATGTGGCTTGGCGAGCAGATTACTGAACGTGGAATCGGCAATGGAATATCACTGATCATCTTTGCTGGAATAGCGGCTGGCTTACCTGCAGCTATTGGTGGTACGCTAGAATTAGTTCGAACAGGTGCTATGCATTTTCTAGTTGCTTTAGGAATATTTATAGCGGTCATTGCTGTAACAGGATTCGTTGTTTTTGTGGAACGTGGACAAAGAAAGATTTTGGTAAACTATGCGAAACGGCAAGTAGGGAAACAAGTTTTTGGAGGGCAAAGTTCACACTTGCCGTTAAAATTGAATATGGCGGGTGTAATACCTCCAATATTTGCCTCTAGTATTATTTTATTTCCCGCTACGATGGCAGGTTGGCTGTCAACTGATGAATCAATGACTTGGTTAAAAGATATAAGCGGTGCTTTATCTCCAGGTCAGCCGATGTATGTTATTTTATATGCTGCGATGATTATGTTTTTTTGTTTTTTCTATACAGCGCTTGTTTTTAATCCAAAAGAAACAGCAGATAATCTTAAAAAGAGCGGAGCGTTTATTCCCGGTATTCGTCCAGGCGAGCAGACAACGCGTTATATTGAAAAGATCATGCTTAGACTTACACTTGTTGGAGCTATGTATGTGACGCTTGTCTGCTTATTGCCTGAATTTTTGATATTGAAATGGAACGTACCTTTTTATTTTGGTGGTACTTCTTTACTTATAATAGTTGTTGTAACAATGGATTTTATGGCACAGGTTCAATCACATGTTATGTCAACCCAATATGAAAGCTTGCTTAAGAAAACTAGTTTTAAAACTAGCCCTTATATATCGCGTTAG
- the rpsD gene encoding 30S ribosomal protein S4 codes for MARILEPKCRQCRREGEKLFLKGDKCFSSKCGIERRNYPPGQHGQKKSRISDYGLQLREKQKVRRIYGLLERQFRIIYKNADRMRGVTGENLLQMIESRLDNVAYHMGFGSSRSESRQVVRHNCILVNGHRVNIPSYQVSPGDIIEVADKAKNYLRIKSSLQSAEQRGFPAWLDVDVKAMKGTYKMKPERSELSSTINESLIIELYSK; via the coding sequence GTGGCTAGAATTCTTGAACCAAAGTGTCGGCAATGTCGTCGAGAAGGTGAAAAATTGTTCTTGAAAGGTGATAAATGCTTTTCAAGTAAATGTGGAATTGAAAGAAGAAATTACCCTCCAGGCCAACATGGTCAGAAAAAGAGTAGAATTTCGGATTATGGATTGCAATTAAGAGAAAAACAAAAAGTTCGTCGCATTTATGGATTACTTGAACGGCAATTCCGAATTATTTACAAAAATGCTGACAGAATGCGTGGTGTAACTGGTGAAAATTTGTTACAAATGATAGAGAGTAGATTAGATAATGTGGCCTATCATATGGGATTTGGATCTTCAAGATCTGAATCTAGACAAGTTGTGCGACATAACTGTATATTAGTGAATGGGCATCGAGTTAATATTCCGTCCTATCAAGTTTCGCCTGGAGATATTATTGAAGTAGCTGATAAGGCTAAGAATTATCTTAGAATAAAATCATCTCTTCAATCTGCTGAACAACGCGGCTTTCCTGCATGGTTGGATGTAGATGTCAAAGCTATGAAAGGTACATACAAAATGAAACCGGAAAGATCTGAGTTATCATCTACTATTAATGAGTCTTTGATAATTGAGTTATATTCAAAATAA